Below is a genomic region from Candidatus Methylomirabilota bacterium.
CGATCGCGTGACGCTCGGCCTCGGCCGCGGCCGTCGCGGCCATCTCCCTCAGCGATCCCCCGACCGGTGACGGGGCCGCGTCTCCGACCGCAGGCGTCTCGGAGGTCTCCGCGGCCAGGGCGAGATGCTCGGGCCGGACCCGACCCGAGCTCTGCAGCACGGCCCGGCGGATCACATTGCGGAGCTCGCGGACATTGCCCGGCCAGGGATACCGGACGAGAACCTGAAGCGCCTCGTCCGATATCCCGCGCACCGGCCGTCGAAGCTCCATGCAGGCCTCGGCGAGGAAGAGCTCCGCCAAGTACACGATATCGTCTCGCCGTTCTCTGAGCGGAGGCACGGTGACGATGAATTCGTTCAGCCGATAATAACAGTCCTGTCGGAACCGGCCCTCGTGCACCTCGTGGTCCAGGGGGACGTTGGAGGCGGCGATGATCCGCACGTCCATCGGGACGGCGCGTGTACTGCCGAGGAGGCGGACTTCGCGCTCCTGGAGGACCCGCAGCAGCTTCGACTGTGTGGTCAGGGGGAGGTTGGCGATCTCGTCGAGGAACAGCGTTCCGCCCTCGGCAAGCTGAAAGTGTCCCTCCTTGCGCCGGACGGCACCGGTGAACGCGCCCCTCTCGTAACCGAACAGCTCGGACTCGATCAGTGTTTCCGGAATCGCCCCGCAGTCGAGGGCGATAAAGGGCTTGTCACGCCGGGGACTGAGCCGGTGGATGGATTGAGCCACCAGCTCCTTTCCCGTACCGGTCTCCCCCTGGATGAGGATGGTCAGGGTGGAATCGGCGACCTGCCTGACCTGCTGGATGACCTGCAGGATCTGCGGACTGCGACCCATGAGCCACCGCAGGGGACCGCGTTCGACGAGTTGGCTTCTGAGCTCCTCGATCTCGGCTCCGAGCTCGTGACGCTCGAGGGCTCGCCGAACGACGATCGCCACCTGTTCGTTGTCCACGGGCTTGATGAGGTAGTCGTAGGCGCCGAGCCGCATGGCCTGGACTGCGGATGAGACCTCTCCGTGACCGGTGAGAATGATCCCGGCCACCCGAGGCGCCAGTGCCTTGAGTCGCCTCAGGGTCTCCATGCCGTCGAGCCCCGGCATTCTCAGATCCAGGATCACGACGGCCGGAGTCTCCGACTCGATCAGGCGCAGCGCCTCCTCGCCATCGGCGGCGGTCTCCACCTGGAACCCCTCAGCGCCGAGGGCCATCGCCAAGACGGCCCTGGTGGCGGGCTCGTCGTCGACGACCAGAACTTTCGGCGCCGGGCGCTCTCCTCCGGGCGAACCTGACCGCGCTGTCAGCGCGCGCTCATGACGATGATCGTCAGGGGGACGGAACTGGGTGGGACTCTCCGTCACTGGCTCCCTTCCTTCGGTAGCTCGGCTGTC
It encodes:
- a CDS encoding sigma-54 dependent transcriptional regulator, with the translated sequence MTESPTQFRPPDDHRHERALTARSGSPGGERPAPKVLVVDDEPATRAVLAMALGAEGFQVETAADGEEALRLIESETPAVVILDLRMPGLDGMETLRRLKALAPRVAGIILTGHGEVSSAVQAMRLGAYDYLIKPVDNEQVAIVVRRALERHELGAEIEELRSQLVERGPLRWLMGRSPQILQVIQQVRQVADSTLTILIQGETGTGKELVAQSIHRLSPRRDKPFIALDCGAIPETLIESELFGYERGAFTGAVRRKEGHFQLAEGGTLFLDEIANLPLTTQSKLLRVLQEREVRLLGSTRAVPMDVRIIAASNVPLDHEVHEGRFRQDCYYRLNEFIVTVPPLRERRDDIVYLAELFLAEACMELRRPVRGISDEALQVLVRYPWPGNVRELRNVIRRAVLQSSGRVRPEHLALAAETSETPAVGDAAPSPVGGSLREMAATAAAEAERHAIERALRAARGNKTEAARILKTDFKTLHLKMKRYGIHAREYRAS